The Trichosurus vulpecula isolate mTriVul1 chromosome 4, mTriVul1.pri, whole genome shotgun sequence genome contains a region encoding:
- the RIT1 gene encoding GTP-binding protein Rit1 isoform X2 has product MTMQFISHRFPEDHDPTIEDAYKIRIRIDDEPANLDILDTAGQAEFTAMRDQYMRAGEGFIICYSITDRRSFHEVREFKQLIYRVRRTDDTPVVLVGNKSDLRQLRQVTKEEGIALAREFSCPFFETSAAYRYYIDDVFHALVREIRRKEKEAVLAMEKKSKPKSSVWKRLKSPFRKKKDSVT; this is encoded by the exons AAGATGCATATAAAATCCGAATTCGTATTGATGATGAACCTGCGAATCTGGATATATTGGATACAGCTGGACAG GCAGAGTTCACAGCCATGAGGGACCAATACATGAGGGCAGGGGAAGGATTTATCATTTGTTATTCCATTACGGACCGTCGAAGTTTCCACGAAGTTCGGGAATTTAAGCAACTGATCTATCGAGTTCGACGGACAGATGACACACCGGTGGTGCTGGTGGGAAACAAGTCTGACCTGAGACAGCTGCGCCAA gtcaccaaaGAAGAAGGTATAGCTTTGGCCCGTGAATTCAGTTGCCCCTTTTTTGAAACTTCAGCTGCCTATCGGTACTACATCGATGATGTATTCCATGCCCTCGTGAGGGAGATCcgtaggaaggaaaaggaggcagtGCTGGCCATGGAGAAGAAATCTAAACCCAAAAGCAGTGTGTGGAAAAGACTGAAGTCACCTTTCCGAAAGAAAAAAGATTCAGTAACTTGA